TCGGAGTCGCGCACCATGACGTGCAGCAGTGCGCTGGCGGCCTGCTCGGTGTCGGCGTTCGGGTGATCGGTGCGGCCCAGGGTCCACTGAATGTCCTCGGGTGCCGAGGTCATCGAAGACTCCAGCTGCTTGCGGGTCAGGTCTGCCTTGGCGTCGATATCGAGACCGGTCAGCACGAACGTCATCTGGTTGCGGAAGCCGCCCAAGGCATTCAGCGATACCTTCAAGTCCGGTGGCGGTGCCTCGCCCGTCACACCCGAGACGCGTACCCGGTCCGGACCCTCCTGGCTCAGCTCGATGCTGTCGATCCGGGCGGTCACGTCCGGGTTGGCGTACCGGCCTCCGGTGATCTCGTAGAGCAGCTGTGCGGTGACGGTGCCCACGCTGACCGCGCCGCCGGTACCCGCGTGCTTGGTGATCACGGAGGATCCGTCCTCGTGCACCTCGGCCAGCGGGAAGCCGGCATGCGAGAGGTCCGCGATCTCGGTGAAGAAGGCGTAGTTGCCTCCGGTGGCCTGGGTGCCGCACTCGATGATGTGGCCGGCGGCGACAGCCCCGGCGAGCCTGTCGTAGTCGTCGCGGCGCCACCCGAAGTGCGCGGCGGCGGGGCCCACGATCACCGAGGCGTCGGTCACCCGGCCGGTGACCACGACCTCGGCGCCGGAATTGAGGCATTCGACGATGCCCCAGGCGCCAAGGTAGGCATTGGCGGTCAGCGGTGACCCCAGTCCGAGCTCCGCGGCGCGGGGTAGTAGGTCGTCGCCCTCGACGTGCGCGACGTTGGTGGGGATGCCGAGTTTCTCGGAGAGCGCCCGGATGGCGTCCGCCAGACCCGCGGGGTTGAGTCCGCCGGCGTTCGCGACGATCTTCACGCCCTTGTCCTGGGCCAGGCCGAGGCACTGCTCGAGCTGGCGCAGGAAGGTCTTGGCATAGCCGCGCTCGGGAGCCTTGGCACGGTCGCGGCCGAGGATGAGCATCGTCAGCTCGGCCAGATAGTCGCCGGTCAGATAGTCGAGCTCGCCGCCGGTGAGCATCTCGTGCATGGCCGATATTCGGTCCCCGTAAAAGCCTGAACAGTTTCCAATTCGTACCGGCGCAGTGGTCACGGTGGTCCTCTCGAGGTCGGCATCGACTGCTCGTGCGCTGCTAAATTACCCCACCCCTCGAAACGTCAATCTGGCGGTCCAACCAAGTGGTTGGCCGAGCCTGGGCGGCCCCGTCGACACGCCGTCTTATGGTGAGAAAATGCGATACGTATCCGCCGCGACGCGGCGTGTCGGCGCGGATCGAAGGGGGCAAATTTGCAGCTCATGTCCGCTACCGGCTATCGTGTGCTGATTGTCGCTCGTTGCGCCCAACATGTTGGCGCGGCGCGGGCGAATGACACAGAAACCTGAGAAATAAGGAGAGGGCGCGACCATGGCCGTCCCCAAGCGGAGAATGTCCCGCTCCAACACCCGTAGCCGGCGCTCGCAGTGGAAGGCCACCGCCACTGAGCTGGTCAACGTCACTGTCGGCGGACAGAACCACAAGGTTCCCCGTCGTCTGCTCAAGGCTGCCCGCCTCGGGCTCATCGATCTCGACCGTCGCTGAACGCGCCGGGACTGAATCTCAGGCATCCTCAGTAATATCTCAGCCGCACGGTTAACACTGGTGCCTGTGCGAATTCTTGTAGTCGATGACGATCGTGCCGTGCGCGAGTCGTTGCGGCGGTCTCTGTCCTTCAACGGGTACTCGGTGGATCTTGCCGAGGACGGTGTCGATGCGCTGAACGTCATCGCCAACGACCGTCCGGACGCGTTGGTTCTCGACGTGATGATGCCCAAGCTCGACGGCCTCGAAGTGTGTCGTCGCTTGCGCAGCACCGGAGACGATCTGCCGATCTTGGTACTCACCGCCCGCGACTCGGTCTCGGAGCGGGTGGCCGGTCTCGACGCGGGCGCCGACGACTACCTGCCCAAGCCCTTCGCGCTGGAGGAGCTGCTGGCCCGCATGCGGGCGTTGTTGCGCCGGACCACCGTCGACGAGTCGGCGGACGCCGCCACGCTGAGCTTCGGTGACCTGACGCTCGACCCTGTCACCCGCGAAGTACACCGCGGCGCCCGGTCGATCAGCCTCACGCGCACCGAGTTCGCGCTGCTGGAAATGCTCATGGCCAACCCCCGGCGGGTGCTCACACGCAGCCGCATCCTCGAAGAGGTGTGGGGCTTCGACTTCCCGACCTCGGGTAACGCCCTTGAGGTGTATGTCGGCTACCTGCGGCGCAAGACGGAGGCCGAGGGGGAGCTCCGTCTCATCCACACCGTGCGCGGTGTGGGCTATGTGCTGCGGGAGACCCCTCCGTAATCCCCA
The nucleotide sequence above comes from Mycobacteroides saopaulense. Encoded proteins:
- a CDS encoding acyclic terpene utilization AtuA family protein translates to MTTAPVRIGNCSGFYGDRISAMHEMLTGGELDYLTGDYLAELTMLILGRDRAKAPERGYAKTFLRQLEQCLGLAQDKGVKIVANAGGLNPAGLADAIRALSEKLGIPTNVAHVEGDDLLPRAAELGLGSPLTANAYLGAWGIVECLNSGAEVVVTGRVTDASVIVGPAAAHFGWRRDDYDRLAGAVAAGHIIECGTQATGGNYAFFTEIADLSHAGFPLAEVHEDGSSVITKHAGTGGAVSVGTVTAQLLYEITGGRYANPDVTARIDSIELSQEGPDRVRVSGVTGEAPPPDLKVSLNALGGFRNQMTFVLTGLDIDAKADLTRKQLESSMTSAPEDIQWTLGRTDHPNADTEQAASALLHVMVRDSDPNKVGRQFSNAAVELALASYPGFHVTTPPKEGEPYGVFTPGYVPAEKVPHVAVLADGSRIDIAQASQTLPLADAPAAALPEPLPTGPVRRVPLGTIAGARSGDKGGSANVGVWVRTDEEYRWLAHALTVDVLRELLPETEQLEIARYLLPKLRAVNFVIQGILGKGVAYQARFDPQAKGIGEWLRSREIDIPESLLEGK
- the rpmF gene encoding 50S ribosomal protein L32, whose amino-acid sequence is MAVPKRRMSRSNTRSRRSQWKATATELVNVTVGGQNHKVPRRLLKAARLGLIDLDRR
- a CDS encoding response regulator transcription factor: MRILVVDDDRAVRESLRRSLSFNGYSVDLAEDGVDALNVIANDRPDALVLDVMMPKLDGLEVCRRLRSTGDDLPILVLTARDSVSERVAGLDAGADDYLPKPFALEELLARMRALLRRTTVDESADAATLSFGDLTLDPVTREVHRGARSISLTRTEFALLEMLMANPRRVLTRSRILEEVWGFDFPTSGNALEVYVGYLRRKTEAEGELRLIHTVRGVGYVLRETPP